A stretch of DNA from Spirochaetaceae bacterium:
AGCTCCGGATCCTGCACGATCGCCATGCCCAACTCCAGCCACTGCTTCTCGCCGTGCGCCAGGGTGCCGGCGACGCCGCCGCGCCGGTCGGCCAGCCCCACCATCTCCAGCACCTCGTCGATGCGCCGCCGCGCGGCGTGCCCCTCGCGGTGGAACGCCGCCGCCAGGAAGCCGCGCGGCACCTCGGCCGCCAGCGCCATGTTCTGTTGCACGGTGAGGCTGTCGAATACCGACGGCGCCTGGAACTTGCGGCTGATGCCCATGCGCGCAACGGAGTGCTCGTCGTGCGCCAGCAGGTCGACCTCGTTGGCGAACTGCACGCGGCCCTCCACCGGCTTCACCTTGCCGCAGATCACGTCCAGCAGCGTCGTCTTGCCGGCGCCGTTGGGGCCGATCAGGAAGCGCAACTCCCCCTTGCGCACGATCAGGTTGACGTGCTCCAGGGCCCGGAATCCGTCGAACTCGACGGTCACCGATTCGACGTACAGGATATCGTATAGCATCAGGGCTCTCGCACCGCGGCGGCCACTCCCGGCTCCACCACCCGCGGCGCCAACGGGGCGGGATGGCGAGCCGCATCCGCCGCAACAGTCGGATCCGGTGCCGGCGGCGACGCGGACCGGGCGTTCGCATCGCCGTTGCGCTGCTGCACGGTGCGCGTTTTGCGCAGCAACCCGCGAACCTGGTCCGCGATGCCGGCCAGCCCGCGCGGGAACAGCAGCACCACGCCGATGAACAGGCCCCCGAACACGTACAGCCACGCCTCCGGCAGCGACTCGCTGAACACCGTCTTGGCCCAGTTCACCACCACCGCCCCGGCGGCCGCGCCGACGATCGTGCCGCGCCCGCCGACCGCCACCCAGATCGCCATCTCCACCGACGGCAGAATGCTCATCGAAGACGGGCTGATGATGCCCACCTGCGGCACGAACAGTGCCCCGGCGAAGCCGGCGATGCCGGCCGAAAGCGCGAACGTCACCAGCTTGTAGCGCACCGGGTTGTAGCCCAGGAAGCGCAGGCGGTTCTCACCGTCGCGAATGGCCATCAGCACGGTGCCGGTCCTGGTCTTCACGAGCCACAGGGCCAACGCCACCACCCCCACCAGCGTGATCACCGTGGCCAGGTACAGGCCCAGGCGCATCCCGGACCTGTACAGGGAGATGCCGGCCAGCGACTGGAAGTTGGTCATGCCGTTGGTGCCGCCGGTGTAGGGCTGCTGCCCGATGAACAGGATGCTCATCGCCAGCGCCATCGCCTGGGTGAGAATGGAGAAGTAGACTCCGCGGATGCCGGACCGGAAGGTGGGATAGCCGATGATGATCGCGAACACGGCGGGAATGACCACCGCCATCGGCAGGGCGAAGGCGAAGTGGCGGAACGGCTCCCAGAACCAGGGCAGCTGCTCCAGGCCGCTCCACACCATGAAGTCCGGCAGTGCCTCCGACTGCAGCTTCATGTGCATCGCCATGCTGTAGGCGCCGAGGCTGAAGAACACGGCGTGCCCCAGGCTGAGCACGCCGGCGTAGCCCCACAGCAGGTCGAGCCCCACCGCGGCCACCGCGAACGCCAGGTACTTGCCGACCAGCGCGAGGCGGAAGTCGGACAGGAACAGCGGCAGCACCAGCAGTATACCCACCATCAGTCCGTACGCGATGTACTGCCGTCGTGACGGCGGTCCGGCGATCAGCTTGTCGAGCATCAATGCTGCCCCTCCAGGGCGCGGGTGCGCTGCACCAGGAATCCGGCCGGCCGGAACTGCAGGAACACCACGATGAGGGCGAAGATGATCACCTTGCCCATCGACGAGGTGGTGATGAATTCGAACAGCGGGCTTGCCGCCCCGATCAGCACGGCGCCGGCCACCGCACCGGCGATCGAGCCGACCCCGCCGAGCACCACCACCATGAACGAGTCGATGATCCAGTTCTGTCCGGTGGCCGGTCCGACCGAGCCGAGCAGGCTCACCACGCAGCCGGCGATGCCCGCGAGGCCGCTGCCGAGCGCGAAGGTGCGTGCGTCGACGGCCGCGGTGTTGATCCCCAGCGCTCCGGCCATCGACCGGTTCTGCATCACCGCGCGCATGCTGCGCCCGGCGCCGGTGCGGTTCAGGAACAGGTAGGTGCCCCACACGCACAGCACGGCCACCGCGATGATGAACAACCTGTTGGCGGGCAACTGGATGCCGTCGGCGAGCGCGAGGCCGCCCTGCAGCCAGCCGGGGGTGCGTACTTCCACGTTGGAGGCGCCGAAAATGTTGCGCGCAAGCTGCTGCAGGATCAGGCTCAGTCCCCAGGTAGCCAGGATGCTCTCGAACGGGCGTCCGTACAGAAACCGTATGAGTGAGCGCTCGGTCAGATACCCGATCGCCGCCGTGACCGCGAACGCGGCCAGCAGCGCCACCAGGAACCAGCTACCGCCGCCGAGGGCGTCATACAGCAGGCGGTCGGTGAGGAAGGTGACATAGGCGCCGATCATCACGAACTCGCCGTGCGCGAAGTTGATCACGCGCATGATGCCGAAGGTAATGCTCAATCCCAGCGCTACCATCAGCAGTACGCTGCTGATCGAAAGGCTGTTGAAGATCTGCATCGCGGTGGTGGTGAGACTCATGTTGCTCCAGATTGGCAGCTTGGTGAGACACCGCGGCCGGAGGCCCCGCGGGGGGTACCTCCGGCCACGGTCACTCGACGTCCTGGTGCCGGTTCGTGCCCGCTACG
This window harbors:
- the urtD gene encoding urea ABC transporter ATP-binding protein UrtD, giving the protein MLYDILYVESVTVEFDGFRALEHVNLIVRKGELRFLIGPNGAGKTTLLDVICGKVKPVEGRVQFANEVDLLAHDEHSVARMGISRKFQAPSVFDSLTVQQNMALAAEVPRGFLAAAFHREGHAARRRIDEVLEMVGLADRRGGVAGTLAHGEKQWLELGMAIVQDPELLLVDEPVAGMTAGERERTGEILEAIARERSVVVVEHDMQFVSRFASLVTVLHAGRVICEGDFATVKQDPTVIDVYLGREPGGADAPGGGSAA
- the urtC gene encoding urea ABC transporter permease subunit UrtC; its protein translation is MLDKLIAGPPSRRQYIAYGLMVGILLVLPLFLSDFRLALVGKYLAFAVAAVGLDLLWGYAGVLSLGHAVFFSLGAYSMAMHMKLQSEALPDFMVWSGLEQLPWFWEPFRHFAFALPMAVVIPAVFAIIIGYPTFRSGIRGVYFSILTQAMALAMSILFIGQQPYTGGTNGMTNFQSLAGISLYRSGMRLGLYLATVITLVGVVALALWLVKTRTGTVLMAIRDGENRLRFLGYNPVRYKLVTFALSAGIAGFAGALFVPQVGIISPSSMSILPSVEMAIWVAVGGRGTIVGAAAGAVVVNWAKTVFSESLPEAWLYVFGGLFIGVVLLFPRGLAGIADQVRGLLRKTRTVQQRNGDANARSASPPAPDPTVAADAARHPAPLAPRVVEPGVAAAVREP
- the urtB gene encoding urea ABC transporter permease subunit UrtB, which produces MSLTTTAMQIFNSLSISSVLLMVALGLSITFGIMRVINFAHGEFVMIGAYVTFLTDRLLYDALGGGSWFLVALLAAFAVTAAIGYLTERSLIRFLYGRPFESILATWGLSLILQQLARNIFGASNVEVRTPGWLQGGLALADGIQLPANRLFIIAVAVLCVWGTYLFLNRTGAGRSMRAVMQNRSMAGALGINTAAVDARTFALGSGLAGIAGCVVSLLGSVGPATGQNWIIDSFMVVVLGGVGSIAGAVAGAVLIGAASPLFEFITTSSMGKVIIFALIVVFLQFRPAGFLVQRTRALEGQH